From one Montipora capricornis isolate CH-2021 chromosome 10, ASM3666992v2, whole genome shotgun sequence genomic stretch:
- the LOC138021706 gene encoding 2,4-dienoyl-CoA reductase [(3E)-enoyl-CoA-producing], mitochondrial-like: protein MATRALYANSFLELIAKGNLFRAQWVFKIEMNSVLSSGTRNFSNKNHFPARRDCMLPKDCFKDKVAFVTGGGTGLGKGMAKMLSERGAAVVISSRKLEVLQNTAEEIKKETGNQVLAVAADVRDPSQVTAAVDFCEKQCGLPDIVINNAAGNFVSPTERLSPNAWKTVIDIVLNGTAFVTLDIAKRLIKSQKGANFLAITTIYAQSGSGYVVPSAAAKAGVETMIRSLAAEWGKYGMRFNAIAPGPIETKGAFSRLDPTGKFIALTKERIPTGRLGEIPELANLASYLVSDYSSWISGEVVMFDGGEFVSMAGEFNELRKVPSDQWDQMEAMIRKTKGS, encoded by the exons ATGGCGACGAGAGCTCTGTATGCGAACAGTTTTCTTGAACTTATTGCTAAAGGAAATCTTTTCAGAGCACAATGGGTatttaaaattgaaatgaacagcGTCCTAAGCTCCGGTACTAGGAATTTCTCAAATAAGAATCATTTTCCGGCAAGGAGAGACTGTATGCTACCCAAAGATTGCTTCAAGGATAAAGTGGCTTTCGTCACTGGCGGAGGCACCGGTTTAGGAAAAGGAATGGCGAAAATGCTATCAGAACGCGGGGCAGCGGTAGTCATATCCAGCAG GAAGCTGGAAGTTCTTCAAAATACTgcagaagaaataaaaaaagaaacaggcaACCAA GTATTGGCAGTAGCAGCAGATGTGCGGGATCCTTCACAAGTGACTGCTGCGGTGGACTTTTGTGAAAAACAATGTGGTCTTCCCGATATTGTAATCAACAATGCTGCAGGGAACTTTGTGTCACCAACTGAAAGACTATCTCCAAATGCATGGAAAACAGTGATTGACATTGTGCTGAATGGAACAGCGTTTGTTACTCTAGATATTGCAAAACGACTGATAAAATCACAGAAAG gagcaaatttcTTGGCCATCACTACTATCTATGCCCAGTCTGGTTCAGGTTATGTTGTACCTTCAGCAGCTGCTAAAGCTGGAGTTGAGACCATGATCAG GTCACTTGCAGCAGAGTGGGGGAAATATGGAATGAGATTTAATGCCATTGCTCCAGGTCCCATTGAAACAAAG GGAGCTTTTAGCCGCTTGGATCCAACAGGGAAGTTTATAGCATTGACAAAAGAACGAATTCCAACTGGCCGACTTGGTGAGATCCCAGAGTTGGCAAATCTTGCTTCATACCTTGTTAGTGATTACTCCAGCTGGATATCTGGCGAA GTGGTCATGTTTGATGGAGGAGAGTTTGTCTCTATGGCTGGTGAATTCAATGAGTTGAGAAAG gttCCAAGTGATCAGTGGGATCAAATGGAAGCTATGATCAGGAAAACAAAGGGTTCTTAG
- the LOC138021707 gene encoding cytochrome c oxidase subunit 4 isoform 2, mitochondrial-like produces MSGLVRMGALPRLYSRLASRPIFTSAVRQYKPVPTTRPPYASELEALQVKEKGPWGELTKQEKIDLYKAQFVTTIPESKLQEPYAKKLVGLISGFLAVSVILFAFLRKYIGPEKPRTLTPEWEADSIKKAKRLRANPITGIGSRA; encoded by the exons ATGTCGGGTTTAGTGCGTATGGGTGCTTTACCAAGACTTTACTCTAGACTTGCAAGTCGGCCGATCTTTACGTCGGCTGTGCGTCAATATAAACCAGTTCCTACGACAAGACCGCCGTACGCGTCCGAATTAGAAGCTCTTCAAGTTAAGGAAAAGGGCCCATGGGGGGAGCTTACCAAGCAAGAAAAAATAGATC TGTACAAAGCCCAATTTGTTACGACTATACCAGAGTCTAAATTACAAGAACCATATGCAAAGAAATTGGTTGGACTAATTTCTGGTTTCTTGGCAGTTTCAGTGATATTATTTGCTTTCCTCAGGAAATACA ttggtCCCGAGAAGCCTCGCACACTCACTCCAGAATGGGAAGCAGATTCCATTAAGAAGGCAAAGCGACTGAGGGCGAACCCCATTACTGGCATAGGCTCTAGGGCTTAA
- the LOC138018867 gene encoding transmembrane protein 208-like, whose amino-acid sequence MAPKKQATKGQKQILEENNSTLDFYAKVMISVEVTYIIFRFTFFNYNSSWFTWVLLVMVTALYFGCYKFMESMAKPTYSESGALIDGGMDLNTGSGTAEHVKDLIILTAITQGLGIFTDYMWFLMFLAPCRLMYLLWVYILAPWIFAPADEIQVDPKKQRKMERKMKRAGMM is encoded by the exons atggcg CCCAAAAAGCAAGCTACAAAGGGACAGAAGCAAATTCTAGAAGAAAACAATTCAACATTGGATTTTTATGCAAAAGTCATGATAAGTGTCGAG GTGACATatattatttttagattcacaTTTTTCAATTATAACTCAAGTTGGTTCACATGG GTGTTGCTGGTAATGGTCACGGCACTCTACTTTGGATGTTATAAATTCATGGAGTCAATGGCCAAACCAACATATTCTGAATCTGGAGCTCTTATAGATGGAGGAATGGATCTTAATACCGGATCAGGGACTGCAGA ACATGTCAAAGACCTTATAATATTGACAGCGATAACGCAAGGCCTAGGAATTTTCACAGATTACATGTGGTTTCTAATGTTTTTA GCACCCTGCAGATTGATGTACTTATTGTGGGTTTACATTCTTGCTCCGTGGATATTTGCACCAGCCGATGAGATACAAGTGGATCCAAAGAAGCAGaggaaaatggaaagaaaaatgaaaagagcCGGAATGATGTAG